One window of Streptomyces sp. FIT100 genomic DNA carries:
- a CDS encoding carbohydrate ABC transporter permease translates to MRHGKYGFVVGGMLAPVALYLVFVIGPYLQAFHIAMTSWRGVSSEAPWVGFDNFVKVFRSDMFWKALKNHGLLLLVVPLVTIAVALLFAFLLNVAGGSDRGRAKGVRGSGFYRTVFFFPQVLSVVVVGVMFQSVYRPDDTGVANSVLAWFGVEPVGFLTDPGLALWSIMGAMIWSGIGFYVVLFSAGMAAIPAEVYEAAALDGAGRARTFFSVTLPLLSDTLQVAWVYLGIAALDYFALIKVLSVGDGGPDGATTVLGLQVWSNAFKNYQFGYASALGVVLFFIVMTFAALTLRVTRRERIEY, encoded by the coding sequence ATGCGGCACGGCAAGTACGGCTTCGTGGTGGGCGGAATGCTCGCCCCTGTGGCCCTCTATCTGGTCTTCGTCATCGGTCCGTACCTCCAGGCCTTCCACATCGCGATGACCAGCTGGCGCGGAGTCTCGTCGGAGGCTCCCTGGGTGGGGTTCGACAACTTCGTCAAGGTGTTCCGGAGCGACATGTTCTGGAAGGCCCTGAAGAACCACGGCCTGCTCCTGCTCGTCGTGCCGCTGGTCACCATCGCGGTCGCCCTGCTCTTCGCCTTCCTGCTCAATGTCGCCGGCGGCAGCGACCGAGGACGGGCCAAGGGCGTGCGCGGCTCCGGCTTCTACCGCACCGTGTTCTTCTTCCCCCAGGTCCTGTCCGTCGTGGTGGTCGGCGTGATGTTCCAGTCCGTCTACCGCCCTGACGACACCGGCGTGGCCAACAGCGTCCTGGCCTGGTTCGGCGTCGAACCCGTCGGCTTCCTCACCGACCCCGGCCTCGCACTGTGGTCGATCATGGGGGCGATGATCTGGTCCGGCATCGGCTTCTATGTCGTGCTGTTCTCGGCCGGTATGGCCGCCATCCCCGCCGAGGTGTACGAGGCAGCCGCACTGGACGGCGCCGGCAGGGCCAGGACCTTCTTCAGCGTCACCCTGCCGCTGCTGAGCGACACCCTCCAGGTCGCCTGGGTCTATCTGGGCATCGCCGCTCTCGACTACTTCGCCCTGATCAAAGTCCTCTCCGTCGGCGACGGCGGGCCGGACGGTGCCACCACGGTGCTGGGCCTGCAGGTGTGGTCCAACGCCTTCAAGAACTACCAGTTCGGCTACGCGTCGGCGCTCGGAGTGGTCCTGTTCTTCATCGTCATGACATTCGCCGCCCTGACCCTGCGGGTCACCCGGCGGGAGAGGATCGAGTACTGA
- a CDS encoding substrate-binding domain-containing protein has protein sequence MDAAQRHKAILRTLRRYGSVRVTELAETLGVTPITVRRDINQLADGGLLTRVHGGAVLNDTAQNASHAPVGPPPGRRGHSRTIGMVVPAISYYYREVIEGARAAADAYGMRLVIGVSRYEAAEDRAQIRQLLDQGIEGLLLTPITSTDDAEGTWRWIAELPVPVVVVERRHTMAADVGPIEYVISDHEHGATQAVRHLAGLGHRRIGLVSRTSPTSGWLRQGFRAAATTLGIHEDVLLPPEVPLPGQPGDDLDSLVSSLLESGATALLVHPDEQAVIMLHTLRARGVAVPDDMALVSYDDEFAGLADVPLTAVAPPRRELGHTGVELLTRRLHGSKGCTLRHIHLLPRLHIRASTVGTG, from the coding sequence ATGGACGCCGCGCAACGCCACAAGGCCATCCTGCGTACTCTGCGCAGATACGGTTCGGTGCGCGTCACCGAGCTGGCCGAGACTCTCGGAGTCACGCCGATCACGGTCCGGCGGGACATCAACCAACTCGCCGACGGGGGCTTACTCACACGCGTGCACGGCGGAGCCGTGCTCAACGACACGGCACAGAACGCCTCCCATGCCCCCGTCGGCCCCCCGCCGGGAAGACGCGGTCACTCGCGGACCATCGGCATGGTGGTGCCCGCCATCAGCTACTACTACCGCGAGGTCATCGAAGGCGCCCGAGCGGCCGCCGACGCCTACGGCATGCGCCTGGTCATCGGCGTGTCCCGGTACGAGGCGGCCGAGGACCGGGCGCAGATCCGTCAGTTGCTCGACCAGGGCATCGAAGGACTGCTCCTCACCCCCATCACGTCCACGGACGATGCCGAGGGGACCTGGCGCTGGATCGCCGAACTGCCCGTCCCTGTCGTCGTCGTGGAGCGCCGGCACACCATGGCGGCAGATGTGGGCCCCATCGAGTATGTGATCAGTGATCACGAGCACGGGGCCACACAGGCAGTGCGCCACCTCGCCGGACTCGGCCACCGGCGGATCGGTCTGGTGAGCAGGACCAGCCCGACCAGTGGCTGGTTGCGGCAGGGATTCCGCGCCGCCGCCACGACGCTCGGGATCCACGAGGACGTCCTGCTGCCCCCCGAAGTGCCGCTGCCCGGACAACCGGGCGACGACCTGGACAGCCTGGTCAGCTCCCTTCTCGAGTCGGGCGCCACGGCACTGCTCGTGCACCCCGACGAGCAGGCGGTGATCATGTTGCACACCCTGCGCGCGCGGGGTGTCGCCGTGCCTGACGACATGGCACTGGTCTCCTACGACGACGAGTTCGCGGGGCTCGCCGACGTTCCGCTCACGGCCGTCGCCCCGCCACGCCGCGAACTCGGCCACACCGGCGTGGAGTTGCTGACTCGCCGACTGCACGGGTCGAAGGGGTGCACCCTGCGCCACATCCACCTGCTGCCCCGGCTGCACATCCGCGCCTCGACCGTCGGCACCGGCTGA
- a CDS encoding carbohydrate ABC transporter permease, giving the protein MALTRSETDKVTSPAPPAPASSRTAAPRPVRRELGILNRLAHIGLALWAAVVIVPLLFTFVAAFKSNTEIFGSPWALPHEWRIDNWARAWSQAHIGRYVLNTVVVVSGGVALTMLLGSLAAYILARYTFPGNRFLYYLFVSGMTFPMFLALVPLFFVVDNLGLLGTHTGLVLVYAAYALPFTVFFLAAFFKSLPSEVAEAATIDGAGHWRIFFTIMMPMAKPALVSITIFNVIGQANQYVIPLILLPGDVQDKWVLTQGVANISTAAGYEADWGALFAALSISIIPMIAVYAVFQRQIQSGLTAGSLK; this is encoded by the coding sequence ATGGCCCTCACCCGGAGCGAGACCGACAAGGTCACCTCTCCCGCCCCTCCCGCGCCCGCGTCCTCCCGGACGGCCGCACCCCGACCGGTCCGCCGTGAACTCGGGATCCTGAACCGACTGGCCCACATCGGACTGGCCTTGTGGGCTGCAGTGGTGATCGTGCCCCTGCTCTTCACGTTCGTCGCGGCCTTCAAGTCCAACACCGAGATCTTCGGATCTCCCTGGGCACTTCCCCACGAATGGCGCATCGACAACTGGGCCCGCGCCTGGAGCCAGGCCCACATCGGTCGCTACGTCCTCAACACCGTCGTCGTCGTATCCGGCGGCGTGGCCCTCACCATGCTGCTCGGCTCCCTCGCGGCGTACATCCTGGCCCGCTACACCTTCCCCGGGAACAGGTTCCTCTACTACCTGTTCGTCTCGGGCATGACCTTCCCCATGTTCCTGGCGCTCGTGCCGCTGTTCTTCGTCGTCGACAACCTCGGCCTGCTGGGTACCCACACCGGCCTGGTCCTCGTGTACGCCGCCTACGCCCTCCCGTTCACCGTGTTCTTCCTCGCGGCCTTCTTCAAGTCGCTGCCGAGCGAAGTGGCGGAAGCGGCTACCATCGACGGCGCCGGGCACTGGCGGATCTTCTTCACCATCATGATGCCGATGGCCAAGCCCGCCCTGGTGAGCATCACCATCTTCAACGTCATAGGCCAGGCCAACCAGTACGTGATCCCGCTGATCCTGCTGCCCGGCGACGTCCAGGACAAATGGGTGCTCACCCAGGGCGTCGCCAACATCTCCACGGCGGCAGGCTACGAGGCGGACTGGGGCGCGCTCTTCGCCGCGCTGAGTATCTCCATCATCCCCATGATCGCCGTCTACGCCGTCTTCCAGCGCCAGATCCAGTCCGGGCTGACCGCCGGCTCGCTCAAATAG
- a CDS encoding hydroxyacid dehydrogenase yields MATGVPAVLALNPAFFDGLFPPAVLARLRRALRLDGPWARLDEVSLSETEILITGWDGPRIDAAVLDRAPKLRAVIHSAGSVKHLVDPVVFERGLTVSSAALANARPVAEYTAAVLVLAAKRILPPAAMASIGQEETAAPEGLGLLGSVVGVVGASRIGRLMIPKLTELGARVLLADPYADLATAGSLGAELTGLDALCAASHQVTLHAPALPETRHLFDERRIGLLRDGAVLVNTARGSLIDHEALAGECATGRISAVLDVTDPEPLPSDHPLRTSPNVLITPHVAGACGRERRLLGSFVAAEVERLLAGQPLLGQIRLADLERSA; encoded by the coding sequence GTGGCCACTGGCGTGCCCGCCGTCCTGGCTCTCAACCCCGCGTTCTTCGACGGACTCTTCCCCCCTGCCGTCCTCGCCCGGCTGCGCCGCGCCCTGCGGCTCGACGGCCCGTGGGCCCGCCTGGACGAGGTGAGCCTTTCCGAGACAGAGATCCTGATCACCGGTTGGGACGGCCCTCGTATCGACGCGGCGGTACTGGACAGGGCACCCAAGCTGCGGGCGGTCATCCACTCGGCCGGCTCGGTCAAGCACCTCGTCGACCCGGTGGTCTTCGAACGCGGCCTCACGGTGTCATCCGCCGCCCTGGCCAACGCCCGTCCCGTCGCCGAGTACACCGCCGCCGTCCTCGTACTGGCCGCCAAACGCATCCTGCCCCCGGCGGCGATGGCCTCGATCGGCCAGGAGGAGACCGCCGCCCCCGAGGGGCTGGGGCTGCTCGGCTCCGTCGTCGGTGTCGTCGGTGCCTCCCGCATCGGTCGGCTCATGATCCCCAAGCTCACCGAGCTGGGTGCCCGGGTGCTGCTGGCCGACCCATACGCCGACCTCGCGACCGCCGGCTCGCTGGGTGCGGAGCTCACGGGACTGGACGCCCTGTGCGCCGCATCGCATCAGGTGACCCTCCACGCTCCCGCGCTCCCCGAGACCCGGCACCTGTTCGACGAACGACGCATCGGCCTGCTCCGCGACGGCGCCGTCCTCGTCAACACCGCCCGCGGCAGCCTCATCGACCACGAAGCACTGGCCGGCGAGTGCGCCACCGGCCGTATCTCCGCCGTGCTGGACGTCACCGACCCCGAACCCCTGCCGTCCGACCACCCGCTGCGCACCTCGCCGAACGTCCTGATCACCCCTCATGTGGCCGGGGCCTGTGGTCGAGAGCGCCGCCTTCTCGGCTCATTCGTCGCGGCCGAAGTGGAGCGTCTGCTGGCCGGACAGCCGCTTCTCGGCCAGATCCGGCTCGCGGACCTGGAGCGTTCCGCATGA
- a CDS encoding glycoside hydrolase family 95 protein gives MTAHLLWYTAPATDWEREALPIGNGAMGAMVFGGVEQERLQFNEKTLWSGGPGSREGYAHGNWATPRPGALATARAAIDADGTLADERAVELLGGPRQGYGSYQSFGDVRVDFADLGEISGYRRELDLREAIARVRFTAGTVTHTREYFASHPGGVLAGRISTDRPGHVSFTLCVDTAHPARRLPTPNGTLVLAGELADNGLRFEAQLRLTAEGGTVSEQDGAITVQGADAAWFVLAAGTDYAPAHPHYRGADPHTVVAKAVDTAAGLPFAQLRHAHVADHRALFDRVDLDLGTTLPADVPTDELLAAHVRGEHNTALEKLLFDHGRYLLIASSRPGSLPANLQGVWNDSIAPPWGADYHTNINLQMNYWPAEVCGLAETAEPLFDFIDLLRPPGRSTARAAFGAAGWVVHNETTPYAYTGVHDWPTAFWFPEAAAWLVRDLYEHYRFTGDLAFLRGRAYPAMREAAEFWLDTLHTDPTDGTLVASPGYSPEHGSYTAGPSMSQQILWDLLTSTAEAAALTGDDTTFGNRLHETLNRLDPGLRIGSWGQLQEWKADIDDPHSHHRHASHLFALHPGSQITPGTAYAEAARVSLDARGDGGTGWSKAWKINFWARLRDGDRAHRLLTQQLTHSTLPNLFDTHPPFQIDGNFGATAGIAEMLLHSHLAVIDILPALPAAWPEGAVTGLRARGGAVVDIQWKSGRATELALTATRTAPLTVRSTLFPDNHLVDAETGLPVTVTVTGSGELLGFHAEAGRRYTTHSVDCQGADAYSLGKC, from the coding sequence ATGACAGCGCACCTGTTGTGGTACACGGCCCCCGCCACCGACTGGGAGCGCGAGGCGCTGCCCATCGGCAACGGTGCCATGGGAGCCATGGTCTTCGGCGGGGTCGAGCAGGAACGACTGCAGTTCAACGAGAAGACCCTGTGGTCAGGCGGTCCGGGCTCCCGCGAGGGCTACGCCCACGGCAACTGGGCCACCCCCCGGCCCGGTGCCCTGGCCACCGCACGGGCCGCGATCGACGCCGACGGCACACTCGCCGACGAGCGCGCCGTGGAACTGCTCGGCGGGCCCCGTCAGGGCTACGGTTCGTACCAGAGCTTCGGCGATGTACGAGTGGACTTCGCAGACCTCGGCGAGATCAGCGGCTACCGCCGCGAACTCGATCTGCGCGAGGCCATCGCACGCGTCCGCTTCACCGCGGGCACGGTGACACACACCCGCGAGTACTTCGCCAGCCACCCCGGGGGAGTCCTCGCCGGCCGCATCAGCACCGACCGTCCCGGACATGTCTCCTTCACCCTCTGTGTGGACACTGCCCATCCGGCCCGCCGTCTCCCCACCCCGAACGGCACCCTCGTGCTCGCGGGCGAACTGGCCGACAACGGGCTGCGTTTCGAAGCGCAACTCCGGCTCACCGCCGAGGGCGGCACGGTGTCCGAACAGGACGGTGCGATCACCGTCCAAGGCGCCGACGCCGCCTGGTTCGTACTGGCCGCCGGCACCGACTACGCACCCGCCCACCCGCACTACCGCGGCGCAGACCCCCACACCGTCGTCGCCAAGGCGGTGGACACGGCGGCCGGCCTGCCCTTCGCACAGCTGCGCCACGCCCATGTCGCCGACCACCGCGCCCTGTTCGACCGAGTGGACCTCGACCTCGGCACGACGCTCCCGGCCGATGTCCCCACCGACGAACTCCTCGCCGCCCATGTGCGCGGCGAGCACAACACCGCCCTGGAGAAACTGCTCTTCGACCACGGCCGCTACCTGTTGATCGCCTCCTCTCGGCCGGGCTCACTCCCCGCCAACCTGCAGGGCGTGTGGAACGACTCGATCGCCCCGCCCTGGGGTGCCGACTACCACACCAACATCAACCTGCAGATGAACTACTGGCCTGCCGAGGTCTGCGGCCTGGCCGAAACCGCGGAACCGCTCTTCGACTTCATCGACCTGCTGCGCCCGCCGGGCCGTTCCACCGCCCGCGCCGCGTTCGGCGCCGCAGGTTGGGTCGTGCACAACGAGACCACCCCCTACGCATACACAGGCGTGCACGATTGGCCCACCGCGTTCTGGTTCCCCGAGGCGGCAGCCTGGCTGGTGCGAGACCTCTACGAGCACTACCGCTTCACAGGCGACCTCGCCTTCCTCCGCGGCCGCGCCTACCCCGCCATGCGCGAAGCAGCCGAATTCTGGCTCGACACCCTCCACACGGACCCCACCGATGGCACCCTCGTCGCCTCACCCGGCTACTCCCCGGAACATGGCTCGTACACCGCCGGCCCCTCGATGTCCCAGCAGATCCTCTGGGACCTGCTCACCAGCACCGCCGAAGCCGCCGCCCTCACCGGCGATGACACCACCTTCGGCAACCGGCTCCACGAGACTCTCAACCGCCTCGACCCCGGACTGCGCATCGGCTCCTGGGGACAACTACAGGAGTGGAAGGCCGACATCGACGACCCGCACTCCCACCACCGCCACGCCTCCCATCTGTTCGCCCTCCACCCCGGCAGCCAGATCACCCCGGGAACCGCGTACGCCGAAGCGGCCCGAGTGAGCCTTGACGCCCGCGGAGACGGCGGCACCGGCTGGTCCAAAGCCTGGAAGATCAACTTCTGGGCGCGACTGAGGGACGGCGACCGGGCCCATCGCCTCCTCACCCAACAACTCACCCACAGCACCCTGCCGAACCTCTTCGACACCCATCCGCCGTTCCAGATCGACGGCAACTTCGGCGCCACCGCGGGCATCGCCGAAATGCTGCTCCACAGCCACCTCGCCGTGATCGACATCCTCCCGGCCCTCCCCGCCGCCTGGCCCGAAGGAGCGGTGACCGGCCTGCGGGCCCGCGGCGGTGCGGTCGTCGACATCCAGTGGAAGAGCGGCCGAGCCACAGAGCTCGCACTGACAGCCACGCGCACAGCGCCACTCACCGTCCGCAGCACTCTGTTCCCCGACAACCACCTCGTCGACGCGGAGACCGGACTGCCCGTCACCGTCACCGTCACTGGCTCGGGCGAGCTCCTCGGTTTCCACGCGGAAGCCGGGCGCCGCTACACGACCCACTCCGTGGATTGCCAGGGAGCGGACGCGTATAGCCTGGGGAAATGCTGA
- a CDS encoding polysaccharide lyase family 8 super-sandwich domain-containing protein → MPPSHSPAPTPRDASLTSSALSRRRFLAVTGGSVALAAVLPHLPAAAAGDAYDTLRTRWADIVTGGDVDPADPVFAPGLQALNDSAAAHYNSLDRSTGRTALWSDLPIGSSHPSANITSTAKRLKTIAVAYATPGGVYIGNAGVAADVAAGLQWLTDSIYNTGQSNKGFGNSYDWVIGAPQAWGDAACLVHSSMTSAQFAAFGSAIDHFIPDVSAKNMPSGFGNIGANRTDICQAVIVCGILNKTSARISTAVSALSAVFPTVRSSDGFYADGSYIQHGWVPYTGSYGAVLLGGLSRLFSLLAGSGWAVTDPARQNILDAVQRSYAPFVYNGLLMYGVCGRGNSRGLMAGDTSGVQYDEHTSGHVLTAHILRLAEGASATEATAWRRMAKGWTDRAYWSPYQQDKALPLSYMALVHKLLTDQTVTGTPEPVEHRVFGSMDRAVHRRPDWAFTVSMCSARTTFYESGNGENLRGWHTSNGMTYWWRSTSGNGQYDDAFWPTVDPYRLPGATNSRKALADAAGGPWGQTRPTAVWAGGVTDGTYAALGQHVQGLESTLQGRKSWFCLDDSVVCLGADIRASDGTGVDTTVDNRNLGATGPHKFTVDGTVKPTTTGYEETLTGIRWAHIDGMGGYVFPGGATVRAKREARTGAWRDIHVGSSTTALTRVYLTMWYDHGTDPTAGTYAYQLLPGADTTTTAQRAQNPTFTVLANTANVQAITDTATGVTAANFLAAGTAGPITVSAPCSVLMRESGGTLSVSVADPTRAATTITVTLNRTGYTTASGDEEVSILGLSPVKLLVETGGSEGGPRRITLGTGPSVTAGQTVTLSPTSDAHTRDGSYATTNYGAGTLLDIKTDATGYNRRAYLKFDLASLPAAPRRAVLWLHGETADSTGTQGTLGAYATTGADSWTEPGLTWNNQPALGALQSTAPLCENKDWIPLDVTALVTAAHHGDGIATVALAQATKGLAVQVHSRQNAEHRPFLQVITD, encoded by the coding sequence GTGCCCCCTTCGCACTCCCCCGCGCCCACACCCCGGGATGCCTCGCTGACCTCGTCCGCACTCTCCCGGCGCCGGTTCCTCGCCGTCACCGGAGGGTCCGTCGCACTGGCGGCCGTCCTCCCGCACCTGCCTGCCGCCGCGGCCGGCGACGCCTACGACACGCTGCGCACCCGCTGGGCGGACATCGTCACCGGAGGCGACGTCGACCCGGCCGACCCGGTCTTCGCCCCCGGCCTGCAGGCACTGAACGACAGTGCCGCCGCCCACTACAACTCACTCGACCGATCCACCGGACGCACCGCCCTGTGGTCCGACCTGCCGATCGGCAGCAGCCATCCCTCGGCGAACATCACCTCGACCGCCAAGCGCCTGAAGACCATCGCAGTGGCCTACGCCACTCCCGGCGGTGTCTACATCGGGAATGCGGGGGTGGCTGCCGACGTGGCGGCAGGTCTGCAGTGGCTGACGGACTCGATCTACAACACCGGCCAGTCCAACAAGGGCTTCGGCAACTCCTACGACTGGGTCATCGGTGCCCCGCAAGCCTGGGGTGACGCCGCCTGCCTCGTTCACTCCTCGATGACCAGCGCGCAGTTCGCCGCGTTCGGCAGCGCCATCGACCATTTCATCCCGGACGTGTCCGCCAAGAACATGCCGAGTGGCTTCGGCAACATCGGCGCCAACCGCACCGACATCTGCCAAGCGGTCATCGTCTGCGGAATCCTCAACAAGACCAGTGCCCGCATCAGTACGGCCGTCTCGGCCCTGTCCGCGGTGTTCCCCACCGTCCGGTCCTCCGACGGCTTCTACGCCGACGGCTCGTACATCCAGCACGGCTGGGTGCCCTACACCGGTTCCTACGGGGCGGTCCTGTTGGGCGGTCTCTCCCGTCTCTTCTCCCTGCTCGCCGGGTCCGGCTGGGCCGTCACGGATCCGGCACGGCAGAACATCCTCGACGCCGTACAGCGCTCCTACGCACCGTTCGTCTACAACGGCCTGTTGATGTACGGCGTGTGCGGCCGGGGCAACTCCCGCGGACTGATGGCGGGCGACACGTCCGGCGTGCAGTACGACGAGCACACGAGCGGCCATGTACTGACCGCACACATCCTCCGCCTCGCCGAAGGTGCGTCGGCCACCGAGGCCACCGCATGGCGGCGCATGGCCAAGGGCTGGACCGACCGTGCCTACTGGTCCCCCTACCAGCAGGACAAGGCGCTCCCACTGAGCTACATGGCGCTGGTGCACAAGCTCCTCACCGACCAGACGGTCACCGGCACACCCGAACCGGTCGAGCACCGCGTGTTCGGCTCGATGGACCGGGCCGTACACCGCCGCCCCGACTGGGCCTTCACCGTCAGCATGTGCTCGGCGCGCACCACCTTCTACGAGAGCGGCAACGGCGAGAACCTGCGGGGCTGGCACACCAGCAACGGCATGACCTACTGGTGGCGCTCCACGTCCGGAAACGGCCAGTACGACGACGCCTTCTGGCCCACCGTCGACCCCTACCGGCTTCCCGGCGCCACGAACTCCAGGAAGGCACTCGCGGACGCGGCCGGCGGCCCCTGGGGACAGACCCGCCCCACCGCGGTGTGGGCCGGCGGCGTCACCGACGGCACCTACGCCGCTCTCGGTCAGCACGTCCAGGGCCTGGAGTCCACGCTGCAGGGACGCAAGTCGTGGTTCTGCCTGGACGATTCGGTGGTCTGCCTGGGCGCCGACATCCGCGCGAGCGACGGCACGGGCGTGGACACCACCGTCGACAACCGCAACCTGGGCGCCACCGGCCCGCACAAGTTCACCGTGGACGGCACAGTGAAGCCCACGACCACGGGATACGAGGAGACCCTCACCGGCATCAGATGGGCCCACATCGACGGTATGGGCGGCTATGTCTTCCCCGGTGGGGCCACCGTGCGCGCCAAGCGCGAAGCACGCACCGGCGCTTGGCGCGACATCCACGTCGGAAGCTCCACCACCGCACTCACCCGGGTCTATCTGACCATGTGGTACGACCACGGCACCGACCCGACCGCCGGAACGTACGCCTACCAGCTGCTCCCCGGTGCCGACACCACCACGACCGCGCAGCGCGCACAGAACCCGACCTTCACCGTCCTGGCCAACACGGCGAACGTCCAGGCCATCACCGACACCGCCACCGGCGTCACCGCCGCCAACTTCCTCGCCGCCGGCACCGCGGGCCCCATCACCGTCTCCGCCCCCTGCTCCGTCCTGATGCGCGAGAGCGGCGGCACTCTCAGCGTCAGCGTCGCCGACCCCACGCGGGCAGCCACCACCATCACCGTCACGCTGAACCGCACCGGCTACACCACCGCCTCGGGCGACGAGGAAGTCAGCATCCTGGGCCTTTCCCCGGTGAAACTGCTGGTGGAAACGGGCGGTTCGGAAGGCGGACCACGCAGGATCACCCTCGGCACCGGCCCCTCCGTCACCGCCGGACAGACCGTCACCCTCTCTCCCACCTCGGACGCCCACACCCGCGACGGCTCGTACGCGACGACCAACTACGGCGCCGGCACCCTGCTGGACATCAAGACGGATGCCACCGGCTACAACCGCCGCGCCTACCTCAAGTTCGACCTCGCGTCGCTCCCCGCAGCCCCCCGCCGCGCCGTCCTGTGGCTCCACGGCGAAACGGCGGACTCCACCGGCACCCAGGGCACCCTCGGCGCCTACGCCACCACCGGCGCGGACTCCTGGACCGAACCCGGCCTCACCTGGAACAACCAGCCGGCCCTCGGCGCACTCCAGTCCACAGCGCCACTCTGCGAGAACAAGGACTGGATCCCGCTCGACGTCACCGCCCTGGTCACCGCGGCACATCACGGCGACGGCATCGCCACCGTCGCCCTCGCCCAGGCCACGAAGGGACTCGCCGTACAGGTCCACAGCAGGCAGAACGCCGAGCACCGACCGTTCCTGCAGGTCATCACCGACTGA
- the ngcE gene encoding N-acetylglucosamine/diacetylchitobiose ABC transporter substrate-binding protein — protein sequence MPRTNEPSGAISRRQVFRFAGAAAVAVPAAGLLSGCAVGGTSDDGARTTAKGGAEKTPQNPFGVVNGGTVDIVVFKGGFGDAYATDVHEKLLAEKFPELRVKHSGVPKVAEVLQPRFVGGNPPDVTSLGDLDLGALIQAGQLADLTALFDAPSVDDASKKVRDTLAQGTVAAGTTDGRIYQLYYTQGISGIWYNKQLFEKKGWTPPKTWAEFTALAAKIKASGTDVFGVGGKNAPDYGTAVIMVSAAKLGGEDVLRDIDNLHEGAWNHPAVLKAFTAWADFAGKYVHKRYAGLMHTEAQLRQVQDQLAFYPAGDFIENEMKKDTPAGFTYAFIPVPSLTAADAMPVQTVRAQPGEAFVVPAKGANTAAGMEYLRQMLSKAGTAGFTELTGGLTSVTSAAEGVRLPPGRQSSSAAFAAAGTHLLNYRFMAWYPPMADEIKAVTSGLLFGSVEPADAVERMQKKADAVRSDSSIKKFQR from the coding sequence ATGCCCCGCACCAACGAACCGTCCGGCGCCATCTCCCGGAGACAGGTCTTCCGCTTCGCCGGCGCGGCAGCCGTGGCGGTACCTGCCGCCGGACTGCTGAGCGGCTGCGCGGTGGGCGGCACGTCCGACGACGGTGCCAGGACGACCGCGAAGGGCGGCGCCGAGAAGACGCCGCAGAACCCCTTCGGCGTGGTGAACGGGGGCACCGTCGACATCGTGGTGTTCAAGGGCGGCTTCGGCGACGCCTACGCCACCGACGTCCACGAGAAGCTGCTCGCCGAGAAGTTCCCCGAGCTGCGGGTCAAGCACTCCGGTGTCCCGAAGGTCGCCGAGGTGCTCCAGCCCCGCTTCGTCGGCGGCAACCCGCCGGACGTCACCAGCCTCGGTGACCTCGACCTGGGCGCCCTGATCCAGGCGGGCCAGCTCGCGGACCTCACCGCGCTGTTCGACGCTCCCTCGGTCGACGACGCGTCGAAGAAGGTGCGTGACACCCTGGCCCAGGGCACCGTCGCGGCCGGCACCACCGACGGCAGGATCTACCAGCTCTACTACACGCAGGGCATCAGCGGAATCTGGTACAACAAGCAGCTCTTCGAGAAGAAGGGCTGGACCCCGCCGAAGACCTGGGCCGAGTTCACCGCCCTCGCGGCCAAGATCAAAGCGTCCGGGACGGACGTCTTCGGTGTCGGCGGCAAGAACGCCCCGGACTACGGCACCGCGGTCATCATGGTCTCCGCCGCCAAGCTGGGCGGCGAGGACGTGCTGCGAGACATCGACAACCTTCACGAAGGCGCCTGGAACCACCCGGCAGTTCTCAAGGCGTTCACTGCCTGGGCCGACTTCGCCGGGAAGTACGTGCACAAGCGCTACGCCGGCCTGATGCACACCGAGGCCCAGCTGCGGCAGGTCCAGGACCAGCTCGCCTTCTACCCCGCCGGGGACTTCATCGAGAACGAGATGAAGAAGGACACCCCGGCCGGCTTCACCTACGCCTTCATACCCGTCCCCTCCCTCACAGCCGCCGACGCGATGCCGGTCCAGACCGTCCGGGCCCAGCCCGGCGAGGCGTTCGTGGTGCCGGCCAAGGGAGCGAACACCGCCGCCGGCATGGAATACCTGCGCCAGATGCTCTCCAAGGCAGGCACGGCCGGATTCACCGAGCTCACCGGGGGCCTGACCTCGGTCACCAGCGCCGCCGAGGGCGTCCGGCTTCCCCCGGGCCGGCAAAGCTCCAGCGCCGCATTCGCCGCGGCCGGCACCCATCTCCTGAACTACAGGTTCATGGCCTGGTACCCGCCGATGGCCGACGAGATCAAGGCCGTCACCAGCGGGCTGCTCTTCGGTTCGGTCGAGCCCGCCGACGCCGTCGAGCGGATGCAGAAGAAGGCGGACGCGGTCCGGTCCGACTCGTCCATCAAGAAGTTCCAGCGCTGA